A window of bacterium contains these coding sequences:
- a CDS encoding type II secretion system F family protein, whose translation MNDTNLPLADLVAYLRVFSHLINAGVSLIRSMDVLTPQIVHPDLRDAHLDVMRQIEEGSTLSHAMRAHPDVFSINVIGLMRAGEVGGVLDETMARAADLYEKQLMLRRDRFIQQAAARAMGRAHEERYEAAVAAAEPLVTQQYFCLMFGTMLSSGVPIVQALQTAAEILPTEAHEAMVAAAQALRAREIDTLTPSFAAVGFPPEVLQLAAIGEECGTLDRTMLQAGDVLGARVDGMLLRSLLL comes from the coding sequence ATGAACGACACGAACCTACCCCTGGCCGACCTGGTCGCCTACCTGCGCGTCTTCAGCCATCTCATCAACGCGGGCGTCAGCCTGATCCGCAGCATGGATGTCCTGACGCCACAGATCGTGCACCCCGACCTGCGCGACGCGCATCTGGACGTGATGCGTCAGATCGAGGAGGGCAGTACGCTGTCGCACGCCATGCGGGCCCACCCGGACGTGTTCAGCATCAACGTGATCGGGCTAATGCGCGCGGGGGAAGTCGGCGGGGTGCTGGACGAGACGATGGCGCGGGCGGCGGACCTCTACGAGAAGCAGCTCATGCTGCGCCGGGACCGGTTCATCCAGCAGGCTGCGGCGCGCGCGATGGGCCGGGCTCACGAAGAGCGCTACGAGGCCGCCGTTGCTGCCGCCGAGCCGCTCGTCACCCAGCAGTACTTCTGCCTGATGTTCGGCACGATGCTGAGCAGTGGCGTGCCGATCGTGCAGGCGCTGCAGACCGCGGCCGAGATCCTCCCGACCGAAGCCCACGAGGCCATGGTCGCGGCGGCCCAGGCCCTGCGCGCCCGGGAGATTGACACCCTCACTCCGAGCTTCGCCGCCGTCGGGTTCCCGCCTGAGGTCCTGCAACTCGCGGCGATCGGGGAGGAATGCGGGACGCTGGACCGCACGATGCTGCAGGCCGGGGACGTGCTGGGCGCGCGGGTGGACGGAATGTTGCTGCGGAGCCTGCTGCTGTAG
- a CDS encoding sigma-70 family RNA polymerase sigma factor produces the protein MSLATQTDTSWSDLARRAHGEAGALDDLLHRVRPFVYALILDRIRRPEVAEDLTQEALTDVVRGLPGLHDPSALTAWLRRIALNRCRQYWRQVERDFGELEDDVAGAATNDAYTLTAQRETWRQLCRALEALPEPSRLALLMHVLGDCTYREIAAALGESEVGVRVRVHRARQRLRELVRPSFYDPEER, from the coding sequence ATGAGCCTCGCCACGCAGACGGACACCTCCTGGTCGGACCTGGCGCGCCGCGCTCACGGTGAGGCGGGCGCTCTCGACGACCTCCTGCACCGCGTTCGCCCGTTCGTCTACGCCCTCATCCTCGACCGCATCCGCCGCCCCGAGGTTGCCGAAGACCTCACCCAGGAGGCCCTCACCGACGTGGTGCGCGGCCTGCCGGGGTTGCACGACCCGTCCGCCCTCACCGCCTGGCTGCGGCGCATTGCGCTGAACCGCTGCCGGCAGTACTGGCGACAGGTGGAGCGGGACTTCGGCGAACTGGAGGATGACGTGGCCGGTGCCGCCACGAACGACGCCTACACGCTCACGGCCCAGCGCGAGACATGGCGGCAGCTCTGCCGCGCCCTGGAGGCTCTGCCCGAGCCCAGCCGCCTGGCCCTGCTCATGCACGTGCTGGGGGACTGCACCTACCGCGAGATCGCCGCGGCCCTGGGGGAGTCGGAAGTCGGGGTGCGCGTGCGGGTGCACCGGGCCCGACAGCGCCTGCGCGAGCTGGTGCGGCCGTCATTCTACGACCCCGAGGAACGGTGA